In one Leptospira fletcheri genomic region, the following are encoded:
- a CDS encoding holo-ACP synthase gives MIALKPKLSESVQGLGHPNLSLGVDLVFIPEFRKALEEPGTAFFDKTFTRWELAKASAKSLSERAVFFSGRYSAKEAFVKALDGPRIHLPPAFRFLYSEIEIRNDEFGRPYCRFYGNLSDYMKKTGSSVISLSITHVEEYAFSEILLSL, from the coding sequence ATGATCGCTTTGAAACCGAAACTTTCCGAATCCGTACAAGGACTCGGACATCCGAATCTATCGCTCGGCGTCGATCTCGTGTTTATTCCCGAATTCAGAAAAGCGCTTGAGGAACCGGGAACCGCTTTCTTCGACAAAACCTTCACTCGTTGGGAACTGGCAAAAGCCTCCGCAAAATCGCTGTCGGAACGCGCGGTATTCTTTTCGGGAAGATATTCCGCTAAGGAAGCATTCGTCAAAGCTCTCGACGGTCCCCGCATCCATTTGCCTCCGGCCTTTCGATTTCTATATTCCGAAATCGAAATACGAAACGACGAATTCGGGCGACCGTATTGTCGTTTTTACGGAAACCTGTCGGATTACATGAAGAAGACAGGATCTTCCGTTATCTCTCTCAGTATAACGCACGTTGAAGAATACGCCTTTTCGGAAATTCTTCTTTCACTTTAG
- a CDS encoding carboxyl transferase domain-containing protein — protein sequence MIPTRKSEPESAVEATISLPAIEASVRHLKSLNPNLSESSEPLPERKGKLRKVLVANRGEIAKRFFQALREEGIRSVAVVTDPDRGQSWYEPADEILYIGDPDGYSDPQRIVAAILLSNADAVYPGYGFLSEDFRFVETLETASLIYKKNITFMGPKAQVMRRVGNKLDARKLAGENGIPLFDGSGPITEGEDQALREAKRIGYPVMVKLDAGGGGKGMVVAYSEEELKSAIESAVRIGKQAYGNGTHFLEKFVESPSHFEVQIFNSVAVGVRKCAVQRRNQKIVEESGETFLDDRTLLQLLSSAERIAHISGYSDGCGAGTVEFLLDGDKGNFGFLEMNTRLQVEYPVTDQSLGIDLAKWQILFFDGREIEIPFDSVVRRRFSARNHSIQCRIYAEDPFQNYSPAPGKITELELPTFNGVRCDFGFKKGDRILGEYDPMIGKLIAFGTNRQEALLRMERALCELYVKGITTNHEQLLKLIRHESFRQGGYDNRILNQNPELVKEDFVYHQEGALFCCLSECILSSNLSVEEALKDGDLPRLLKSEESEYLSHKFDVKFSGSNLQIRMFKVGFNSYEILYDGKYFGKVQVTSGENSGEEFVVDFRGRIIPVRVDRRPSFHSVRFVDGNGKLRFLRYIIHSNKRRKTRDEEGQLRSPFQGTFVKIPDNPKTGKPWREGEFVREGEPLLVISAMKMETVLKSPIAGKLIYLAEHGDPSRLIRGTSASGLVLGKGFTEGEILAKIETEASTENRSAGVEERLSLSDSLWENWELLPTGPESTNPSEQIIDSIDGEDLRKILLSWVSGTFREEDSIPKMEYLLKSYDLSMQPEPEIRRWGSFYLEILKFHVLVRRLFSSDPGTKFSHFGEIHRLLSKWNEEGYSPSKATRKLLSAAFHSYGIANWSPVRRTKEQKEAFLNLVRAYANLREGKDLFVKILEKFSSTAPSTRSVDLSLNGIIYLEEREKEPGLEKTARRILAIRGNRPQKFRGGNPTISRKHVFDYIRFVKNPWSLVSQENPEGLEKKFKSSLEKPSLPLIPEELSETMRSRFEEKISFWKSKGRISRLFSPDKVHYLYLVDDGKEKEYIVFSPITPESDLNVFRAGLETAAKNAACILQGAQTLSKVDSFRLEIITTDVPIPFDLTSDCGSKINYEKIMESANSVVRFFLHGFYSQFILEIFDSERNAIRTFSFFFKEGKLRVDMVHPDDPRFPYSETSEPKNAALFRKGKWPLEHWIRESFDRDTAREISISGADNVVRKNPKTGIEEICTPGAKIFAGKIGGKDAVFFFKDSRVAGGATGDLEGRKYIAAAYYAYRKDSPLYVWNDGAGANIKEGMVSLNRAAEGFFFNALLSRRVSASEFKAAIESHGDPILREICSETEKQYADEFRRYQPDAKPEHCVVIAVGVGSSTGLDVYGSSQAALQLILNEEESYRVLTGSAVIQSVTGEKLTNYEIGGARIMGQATGTVDFIAGDKVHLLWYLRKIQEVLTGNGENTGTYIPRLQKEDWVVLEENELSANSETNSLLSVKEDYSGSGSLIAGLVRFGSAPVMALGPRTSFGFHSLSCIVKAKESIRIADKAGADLLLVYGSKWFRSSHLDDTDSLRPRRDFQKSLQEFRGACLHYVKHPEGILIPELTAAGDAWLFLDDSAKSKERSAKKEFSDAKRWATFVASSEVEAYSIIRKFFHLLRIREYKADTLVHLERVNIPSDPSVPYDMKREVVLKVLDPDSFLEFFESDPGASLLTGLGRLKGKTVAIIADQPKDGGAPDAPGTEKFRVFMEFVNKHRIPVLMLSDAPGFVPGTKQERLRIQQIGGESLDANILSSVPVVSLVLRQNYGGRQIHAFSGFLRPGISYYAYSEAVLAVMGASSAFDLFQGTKIEALRKEGKNEEIESLRREFLDSFRNKSRAVEDAEKSGVMDETFSSFTELRGVLIKGLREAEQKIGTWKRKLEANSTSEFVYGSDGNSDDWKDLILP from the coding sequence ATGATACCCACAAGAAAATCGGAACCAGAATCTGCCGTAGAAGCTACGATCAGTCTCCCCGCTATAGAGGCCTCGGTCCGCCATCTTAAGTCCTTGAATCCCAACCTTTCCGAATCGAGCGAACCTCTACCTGAAAGAAAGGGAAAACTGAGAAAAGTTCTGGTTGCAAACAGGGGAGAAATAGCTAAGAGATTTTTTCAGGCTTTGCGTGAGGAGGGAATCCGATCGGTGGCGGTCGTTACGGACCCGGACCGAGGTCAATCTTGGTACGAACCTGCGGACGAAATTCTCTATATCGGAGATCCCGACGGATACTCCGATCCCCAAAGAATAGTCGCGGCGATATTGTTATCAAACGCCGACGCCGTCTATCCAGGATACGGATTTTTATCCGAAGATTTCCGGTTCGTAGAAACGCTGGAAACCGCTTCCCTCATATATAAGAAAAATATAACATTCATGGGGCCGAAAGCCCAAGTGATGAGGCGAGTAGGGAACAAACTAGACGCAAGAAAATTGGCCGGAGAAAACGGAATTCCTCTTTTCGACGGAAGTGGGCCGATCACCGAAGGGGAAGATCAGGCTCTCCGGGAAGCCAAACGTATAGGTTATCCCGTAATGGTAAAACTGGATGCAGGCGGAGGAGGCAAGGGAATGGTTGTCGCCTACTCCGAAGAGGAATTGAAAAGCGCGATAGAAAGCGCGGTCCGTATCGGTAAACAGGCTTACGGCAACGGAACGCATTTTCTCGAAAAATTCGTGGAAAGCCCGTCCCATTTCGAAGTACAGATATTCAATTCTGTAGCGGTCGGCGTACGAAAATGCGCCGTTCAACGGAGAAACCAAAAGATCGTCGAAGAAAGCGGCGAAACTTTTTTGGACGATAGGACCTTACTCCAACTACTCTCTTCCGCAGAGAGGATCGCGCATATCTCGGGCTATTCGGACGGATGCGGAGCGGGAACCGTGGAGTTTCTTCTGGACGGGGATAAGGGAAACTTCGGTTTTCTCGAAATGAATACCCGCCTGCAAGTAGAGTATCCCGTTACCGATCAATCTTTAGGAATCGACCTTGCCAAGTGGCAGATTCTTTTCTTTGACGGACGCGAAATCGAAATCCCTTTCGATTCGGTGGTAAGAAGAAGATTCTCGGCAAGAAACCATTCCATCCAATGCAGAATTTACGCGGAAGATCCTTTTCAAAACTATTCTCCGGCGCCGGGAAAAATCACCGAACTGGAACTTCCCACTTTTAACGGAGTGAGATGCGATTTCGGATTCAAAAAAGGGGATCGTATTTTGGGGGAATACGACCCTATGATCGGCAAATTGATCGCCTTTGGAACCAATAGACAGGAAGCCCTTTTAAGAATGGAAAGAGCCCTGTGCGAATTGTACGTCAAGGGAATCACCACCAACCATGAACAGCTTTTAAAACTGATCCGTCATGAATCCTTCCGCCAAGGGGGATACGATAACCGCATTCTGAACCAAAATCCCGAGTTGGTCAAAGAGGATTTCGTTTATCACCAAGAAGGAGCATTGTTCTGTTGTCTTTCCGAATGTATTCTTTCGTCGAATCTATCGGTCGAAGAGGCGCTCAAAGACGGAGATCTCCCCAGATTGTTGAAGTCGGAAGAATCGGAGTACTTATCGCACAAGTTCGACGTGAAGTTTTCCGGTTCCAATCTTCAAATCCGGATGTTCAAGGTTGGATTCAATTCCTACGAAATTCTATACGACGGAAAATATTTCGGTAAGGTGCAAGTGACTTCAGGCGAAAATTCCGGAGAGGAATTCGTCGTCGATTTTCGAGGGAGAATCATTCCCGTACGAGTCGATCGGCGACCATCCTTTCACTCCGTACGTTTCGTGGACGGAAACGGCAAGCTGAGATTTCTCCGATACATAATCCATTCCAATAAACGAAGAAAAACACGGGATGAGGAAGGACAATTGCGTTCTCCTTTTCAAGGAACTTTCGTAAAGATACCCGACAACCCAAAAACCGGAAAACCTTGGCGAGAAGGGGAATTCGTCCGAGAAGGGGAGCCGCTCCTGGTGATTTCCGCCATGAAAATGGAAACGGTATTAAAGTCGCCGATCGCCGGAAAATTGATTTACCTCGCGGAGCATGGAGATCCTTCCAGATTGATCAGGGGAACGAGCGCTTCCGGCTTGGTCTTAGGAAAAGGATTCACGGAGGGGGAAATTCTAGCTAAAATCGAAACCGAAGCTTCGACGGAGAATCGTTCCGCGGGAGTCGAGGAAAGACTGAGTCTTTCCGATTCCCTTTGGGAAAATTGGGAACTCCTTCCGACGGGACCCGAATCTACGAACCCTTCCGAACAAATCATAGACTCCATCGACGGAGAAGATTTGAGAAAAATATTGCTTTCCTGGGTTTCCGGAACATTCCGGGAAGAGGATTCCATTCCAAAAATGGAATATTTATTGAAATCCTACGACTTGAGTATGCAACCGGAGCCGGAAATCAGGCGATGGGGATCATTCTATCTTGAAATATTAAAATTTCATGTTTTGGTCCGAAGATTGTTCTCTTCCGATCCCGGAACAAAATTTTCCCATTTCGGAGAGATCCATAGGCTGCTCTCCAAATGGAACGAGGAAGGTTATAGCCCTTCCAAAGCGACTCGAAAATTGCTGTCCGCGGCTTTTCATTCCTACGGAATCGCGAATTGGAGTCCGGTCAGACGGACGAAGGAACAGAAGGAAGCTTTCCTGAATCTGGTGAGGGCCTATGCGAATCTTAGGGAAGGAAAGGATCTTTTCGTCAAGATCTTGGAGAAGTTCTCCTCAACCGCTCCTTCCACAAGATCCGTAGATCTCTCTTTGAACGGCATCATCTATCTGGAAGAAAGAGAAAAAGAACCGGGCTTAGAAAAGACCGCCAGAAGAATTCTAGCGATTCGAGGAAATCGTCCCCAAAAATTCCGCGGAGGAAATCCTACGATTTCCCGAAAACACGTATTCGATTACATACGATTCGTAAAGAATCCTTGGTCGCTGGTTTCGCAAGAAAATCCGGAAGGACTGGAAAAAAAATTCAAATCCTCCCTGGAAAAACCTTCGCTCCCACTCATACCGGAGGAACTTTCCGAAACCATGAGAAGTAGATTCGAAGAGAAAATCTCCTTTTGGAAATCCAAAGGAAGGATTTCCAGATTATTTTCTCCGGATAAAGTCCATTACCTCTACTTAGTAGATGACGGTAAGGAAAAGGAATATATCGTATTCTCTCCGATCACTCCCGAATCCGACCTAAACGTTTTCCGGGCCGGATTGGAAACCGCCGCCAAAAACGCCGCCTGTATCCTGCAAGGCGCCCAAACCTTGAGCAAGGTCGATTCCTTCAGACTGGAAATCATCACTACGGACGTTCCGATTCCTTTCGATCTTACTTCGGATTGCGGCTCCAAAATAAATTATGAAAAAATAATGGAATCTGCAAATTCCGTGGTTAGATTCTTTCTCCACGGTTTTTACAGCCAGTTTATCCTGGAAATATTCGATTCCGAGCGAAACGCGATCCGGACCTTCTCCTTTTTCTTCAAGGAAGGAAAACTGAGGGTGGACATGGTTCATCCGGACGATCCTAGATTTCCCTATTCCGAGACCTCTGAACCCAAGAATGCCGCATTATTCCGAAAAGGGAAATGGCCCTTAGAACATTGGATCCGAGAATCCTTTGATCGGGATACGGCCAGAGAAATATCGATCTCCGGCGCGGATAACGTCGTCCGAAAGAATCCCAAAACGGGGATCGAAGAAATCTGTACACCCGGAGCCAAGATTTTCGCGGGAAAAATCGGCGGAAAAGATGCGGTTTTCTTTTTCAAGGATTCCAGAGTAGCGGGAGGCGCTACGGGAGATCTTGAAGGACGAAAGTACATTGCCGCGGCCTATTACGCATATCGAAAGGATTCCCCTCTTTACGTCTGGAACGACGGAGCGGGAGCGAATATCAAGGAGGGAATGGTTTCGTTAAATCGTGCCGCAGAAGGATTCTTTTTCAACGCTTTGCTTTCACGAAGAGTTTCCGCTTCCGAATTCAAAGCCGCAATCGAGTCCCACGGAGATCCTATATTGCGGGAAATCTGCTCCGAAACGGAAAAGCAGTACGCCGATGAATTCCGCAGATATCAACCCGACGCAAAGCCGGAACACTGCGTCGTCATTGCAGTAGGAGTAGGCTCCTCCACGGGGCTGGACGTCTACGGATCCTCTCAGGCCGCATTACAGTTGATATTAAACGAAGAAGAATCTTACCGCGTTTTGACCGGATCAGCCGTAATCCAATCTGTAACGGGAGAAAAACTGACCAATTACGAAATCGGCGGGGCCCGCATTATGGGACAAGCGACGGGAACGGTCGATTTTATCGCCGGAGATAAGGTTCATCTACTCTGGTATCTTAGAAAAATCCAGGAAGTCCTGACCGGTAACGGCGAGAATACTGGAACGTACATCCCTCGTTTGCAGAAGGAAGATTGGGTTGTTTTGGAAGAGAACGAATTGTCTGCGAATTCCGAAACCAATTCACTACTAAGCGTAAAGGAGGACTATTCTGGTTCCGGTTCCTTGATTGCGGGTTTGGTCCGCTTCGGTTCCGCTCCGGTAATGGCTTTGGGTCCCAGAACGAGCTTCGGATTTCATTCCCTTTCCTGCATCGTTAAGGCAAAAGAATCGATCAGGATCGCGGATAAAGCGGGAGCGGATCTTCTTCTCGTTTACGGCAGCAAGTGGTTTCGGAGTTCCCATTTGGACGATACGGATTCTTTACGCCCTCGTAGGGATTTTCAAAAATCCCTACAGGAATTCCGAGGGGCATGTCTGCACTACGTAAAACATCCGGAGGGAATCTTAATACCGGAACTTACTGCCGCAGGAGACGCATGGCTTTTTCTGGACGATTCCGCCAAATCCAAAGAACGCTCCGCCAAAAAGGAATTTTCCGACGCGAAACGTTGGGCAACGTTCGTGGCTTCTTCGGAAGTCGAAGCATATTCCATTATTCGAAAGTTCTTCCATCTTCTAAGGATCCGCGAATACAAAGCCGATACACTGGTTCATCTGGAAAGAGTAAACATACCCTCTGATCCTTCCGTTCCTTATGATATGAAACGGGAGGTCGTATTAAAAGTGCTGGATCCGGATTCCTTCCTGGAGTTCTTCGAATCCGATCCTGGTGCGAGTCTTCTCACCGGGCTTGGACGCCTAAAAGGAAAAACCGTCGCAATCATAGCGGACCAACCCAAAGACGGAGGGGCTCCCGATGCGCCGGGAACGGAAAAGTTCAGGGTCTTTATGGAGTTCGTAAACAAACATCGGATTCCGGTGCTCATGCTTTCCGATGCACCCGGATTTGTTCCCGGAACGAAACAGGAAAGACTCCGGATCCAACAGATCGGGGGAGAATCTCTGGATGCGAACATTCTTTCTTCCGTGCCGGTAGTATCTTTGGTGCTCAGGCAGAATTACGGAGGAAGACAAATCCACGCGTTCAGCGGATTCCTAAGACCCGGAATCTCATACTATGCGTATTCGGAAGCCGTCCTAGCGGTAATGGGCGCCTCGTCCGCCTTCGACCTTTTTCAAGGAACCAAGATAGAAGCCTTAAGAAAGGAAGGTAAGAACGAAGAAATAGAATCGCTCCGCCGGGAATTTTTGGATTCTTTCCGAAACAAATCCAGAGCCGTCGAAGACGCCGAGAAATCCGGAGTCATGGACGAGACGTTTTCTTCTTTTACGGAACTTAGAGGAGTTCTCATCAAAGGATTGCGGGAAGCGGAACAAAAAATCGGAACGTGGAAACGGAAGTTAGAAGCGAATTCCACATCGGAGTTCGTTTACGGATCCGACGGAAATTCCGACGACTGGAAGGATCTCATTCTTCCTTGA